Proteins from a genomic interval of Brachybacterium vulturis:
- a CDS encoding aldo/keto reductase, giving the protein MTTVPALPFHDGASVPQLGYGVWQVEDEVAEDVVVQAIRAGYRHIDTAAGYQNEGGVGRAVKDAGVPREDLFITTKLANGDQGFDAAKQALETSLAELATDYVDLYLIHWASPQRGTYLESWKALIELQKEGKTRSIGVSNFPIAQLEEIIAETGVLPVMHQIELHPDFQQRELRDHHADQGILTEAWSPLGQGGDILRHPVITEIAEAHGADAGQVIIAWHLAIGNVVIPKTVTPERIVSNFAAADLQLTDEEIEKINGLDRADGRIGPDPADPGF; this is encoded by the coding sequence ATGACCACTGTTCCCGCTCTGCCCTTCCACGACGGCGCATCGGTCCCCCAGCTCGGCTACGGCGTCTGGCAGGTCGAGGACGAGGTCGCCGAGGACGTCGTCGTCCAGGCGATCCGGGCCGGGTACCGGCACATCGACACCGCCGCCGGCTACCAGAACGAGGGCGGCGTGGGCCGCGCCGTGAAGGACGCCGGCGTCCCGCGCGAGGACCTGTTCATCACCACCAAGCTCGCCAACGGCGACCAGGGCTTCGACGCCGCGAAGCAGGCGCTGGAGACCTCGCTCGCCGAGCTCGCCACGGACTACGTGGACCTCTACCTCATCCATTGGGCGAGCCCTCAGCGCGGGACGTACCTCGAGTCCTGGAAGGCGCTGATCGAGCTGCAGAAGGAGGGGAAGACGAGGTCGATCGGCGTCTCGAACTTCCCGATCGCGCAGCTCGAGGAGATCATCGCCGAGACCGGGGTGCTGCCGGTGATGCACCAGATCGAGCTGCATCCCGACTTCCAGCAGCGGGAGCTGCGCGACCACCACGCGGACCAGGGCATCCTCACCGAGGCCTGGTCCCCGCTCGGCCAGGGCGGGGACATCCTGCGCCACCCCGTGATCACCGAGATCGCCGAGGCGCACGGGGCCGACGCCGGCCAGGTGATCATCGCCTGGCACCTCGCGATCGGCAACGTCGTGATCCCGAAGACCGTCACGCCCGAGCGGATCGTCTCGAACTTCGCCGCTGCCGACCTCCAGCTCACGGACGAGGAGATCGAGAAGATCAACGGTCTGGACCGCGCCGACGGCCGGATCGGCCCGGACCCCGCGGATCCCGGGTTCTGA
- a CDS encoding ABC transporter substrate-binding protein: MLRRNFLGATVALGGLGALAACAPGSDTGGGAETAPAADEVETDIASLGDLTLVVWDQEVRGAQNDAIEALIGSFQEKFPNVTIDRNAQSFDDLQQQTGLALSGNDVPDVLQVNNARGDMGTFVADGLLTDLTGYAETYGWADRFSPSVLSKMRYSSDGVTFGEGSLYGLAQTGEVCGIFYSQAKLDQLGLTPPATWEELFSLVDAAAEAGERPIMLGNLDQWPALHVFGPLQANFVDAQTIITLGMGNAGADWTSEDNLAALTQFGEWGASGALGESPNGLAYDDAWPMFTEGEGVLLIGGNWLGPDMEAVMGEDLHFMAPPPGADGKVATTGGTGIPFSIPAAAKNAAAAAAYIDFITSDDAMAMIAENGGMPVNRTAELAPESGVNKDIYEAFDAVTTEGTLLPYLDYATPSFAETAGATLQELIGGQTDAAGAAAALQEDYSAFTEGS; encoded by the coding sequence ATGCTTCGACGGAACTTCCTCGGCGCGACGGTCGCGCTCGGCGGCCTCGGCGCCCTGGCCGCCTGCGCCCCCGGCTCGGACACGGGCGGCGGTGCGGAGACCGCTCCGGCGGCCGACGAGGTCGAGACCGACATCGCCTCCCTCGGCGACCTCACCCTGGTGGTGTGGGACCAGGAGGTGCGCGGTGCGCAGAACGATGCGATCGAGGCGCTGATCGGCAGCTTCCAGGAGAAGTTCCCCAACGTCACGATCGACCGGAACGCCCAGTCCTTCGACGACCTCCAGCAGCAGACGGGCCTGGCGCTGTCCGGCAACGACGTCCCCGACGTGCTCCAGGTCAACAACGCCCGCGGCGACATGGGCACCTTCGTGGCCGACGGACTGCTCACCGATCTCACCGGCTATGCGGAGACCTACGGCTGGGCGGACCGCTTCAGCCCCAGCGTGCTGAGCAAGATGAGGTATTCGAGCGACGGCGTCACCTTCGGCGAGGGCTCCCTCTACGGCCTCGCCCAGACCGGCGAGGTCTGCGGCATCTTCTACTCCCAGGCGAAGCTCGACCAGCTCGGGCTGACGCCCCCGGCCACCTGGGAGGAGCTGTTCTCCCTGGTCGACGCCGCAGCGGAGGCCGGTGAGCGGCCGATCATGCTGGGCAACCTCGACCAGTGGCCGGCCCTGCACGTCTTCGGCCCGCTGCAGGCGAACTTCGTGGACGCCCAGACCATCATCACCCTCGGCATGGGCAACGCCGGCGCGGACTGGACCAGCGAGGACAACCTCGCCGCCCTCACGCAGTTCGGCGAGTGGGGTGCCAGCGGCGCGCTGGGGGAGTCCCCGAACGGGCTCGCCTACGACGACGCCTGGCCGATGTTCACCGAGGGCGAGGGCGTGCTGCTGATCGGCGGCAACTGGCTCGGCCCCGACATGGAGGCCGTGATGGGCGAGGACCTGCACTTCATGGCCCCGCCGCCCGGGGCCGACGGGAAGGTCGCCACCACCGGCGGCACCGGCATCCCCTTCTCGATCCCCGCCGCGGCGAAGAACGCGGCCGCGGCCGCCGCCTACATCGACTTCATCACCAGCGATGACGCGATGGCGATGATCGCCGAGAACGGCGGCATGCCGGTGAACCGCACCGCCGAACTCGCTCCGGAGTCCGGCGTGAACAAGGACATCTACGAGGCGTTCGACGCGGTCACCACCGAGGGCACCCTGCTGCCCTACCTCGACTACGCGACCCCGTCCTTCGCGGAGACCGCCGGAGCCACCCTGCAGGAGCTCATCGGCGGCCAGACCGACGCGGCCGGTGCCGCAGCGGCTCTGCAGGAGGACTACAGCGCGTTCACCGAGGGATCCTGA
- a CDS encoding endo-alpha-N-acetylgalactosaminidase family protein produces MDRRMFLLTSGVAAGVTALAGPQAALAAPDGAEPGPIIAEAPEDALVITDGTLQVRLHPEFPQVVDYRLDGAQLAGRLGDAHRSVIVDEVERDVEVSAPELTDDSSATYHLSIPDLPGVEFDAVLSVEDGVFTWRLTEIADPDGHMHRLRVPRLDLTTVDGGQSGAQVVAANLSVDRDRSGDTFFDLASQEEDVTALTHVALIVGSELAAGFETNAVEDNTAGGETAERVRTDNSRYIVTVATEERATIGTVSPGTFVVRGSTAELGLGPDEDPYVKVRPVADINDDGAVTWQDAAIAARDIAEPVTGSESVPQEVIKRIPFNIVSQATHPFLRTLDDTKRIALATDGLGQSVMLKGYQAEGHDSAHPDYAGHYNHRAGGKTDLTTLVTEGETWNATFGVHVNATEAYSEAHAFSEDLLRDPIQPGWGWMNQAYMIDGPKDLGTAEVLRRFQEFRDEISENLSFLYVDVYYPSGWEGQRLSRELEKQGWAISTEWANKMPRSSLWSHWAADENYGGSSNKGLNSQVIRFIDNSRKDVWNPDPLLSNANVQEFEGWTGHQDANAFFATVWARNVPTKFLQRSPIVSWSAAGEQGPGRIVLADGTEVISDVESVGGEEIPTDRTITTDGATVYEGGKYLLPWADGSEKLYHWNPDGGSSTWTLTDAWSDHRSLTMFRLTDSGRTDEVTVPVRGGEVTLEAKAGSAYVLFPPQGVPEQADPRWGFGTPVADPGFFSGTLDAWKAKGEVSVETDEHLNRQVLFGDGRSFIEQKLRDPARAHRHLPAGTWSAWAWVEIDPRSTREVTVSATGPHVEALGFQAAVKRGVATTVTASTVINATASDTKHGRHFQRVRVTFTSDGTPVTFRVEAGEGEAEVRVDDVRVVPFTAPVDPEPTAETVLFEDFENVDIGYWPFVTGAGNSGGDARTQLAERHQPFSQAGWYGVNQEGEAVEGGKLTDNVLRGTWSLMCNEERVGLVLSTTGSSLPLTPGHRYRLTLDHQTAFADTYQLVVGEDTVGDPVASTRVGAKPFPQARATERISLEFTASEKADTTWIGVEKLGGGRQANLTIDDLRLEDLGTVD; encoded by the coding sequence ATGGACCGCAGGATGTTCCTTCTGACCTCGGGAGTCGCCGCAGGCGTCACGGCCCTGGCGGGGCCGCAGGCCGCGCTGGCCGCCCCGGACGGGGCCGAACCGGGCCCGATCATCGCCGAGGCGCCCGAGGACGCGCTCGTCATCACCGACGGCACCTTGCAGGTGCGCCTGCACCCGGAGTTCCCGCAGGTCGTGGACTACCGGCTGGACGGGGCGCAGCTCGCCGGCCGGCTCGGCGACGCGCACAGGAGCGTGATCGTCGACGAGGTCGAGCGCGATGTCGAGGTCTCCGCCCCGGAGCTCACCGACGACTCGAGCGCCACCTATCACCTGAGCATCCCGGACCTGCCCGGCGTCGAGTTCGACGCCGTCCTCTCGGTCGAGGACGGCGTGTTCACCTGGCGGCTCACCGAGATCGCCGACCCCGACGGCCACATGCACCGCCTCCGCGTGCCCCGCCTCGACCTCACCACGGTCGACGGCGGGCAGTCCGGAGCACAGGTGGTCGCGGCGAACCTGTCCGTCGACCGCGACAGGAGCGGCGACACCTTCTTTGACCTGGCCTCCCAGGAGGAGGATGTCACCGCCCTGACGCACGTCGCGCTGATCGTGGGCTCCGAGCTCGCCGCGGGCTTCGAGACCAACGCCGTGGAGGACAACACCGCCGGCGGCGAGACCGCCGAGCGCGTGAGGACCGACAACTCCCGGTACATCGTCACCGTCGCCACGGAGGAGCGGGCCACCATCGGCACCGTGTCCCCGGGGACGTTCGTGGTGCGCGGCTCGACCGCCGAGCTGGGCCTGGGGCCGGACGAGGACCCCTACGTGAAGGTGCGCCCGGTCGCCGACATCAACGACGACGGCGCCGTGACCTGGCAGGACGCCGCGATCGCGGCCCGCGACATCGCCGAGCCGGTCACCGGCTCCGAGAGCGTGCCGCAGGAGGTGATCAAGAGGATCCCCTTCAACATCGTCTCCCAGGCCACGCACCCCTTCCTCCGCACCCTGGACGACACCAAGCGGATCGCGCTCGCCACCGACGGGCTCGGGCAGTCCGTCATGCTCAAGGGCTATCAGGCCGAGGGGCACGATTCGGCGCACCCGGACTACGCCGGTCACTACAACCACCGTGCCGGCGGCAAGACGGACCTGACGACCCTGGTCACCGAGGGCGAGACGTGGAACGCGACCTTCGGCGTCCACGTCAACGCCACCGAGGCCTATTCCGAGGCCCACGCGTTCAGCGAGGACCTGCTGCGCGATCCGATCCAGCCCGGGTGGGGCTGGATGAACCAGGCGTACATGATCGACGGGCCGAAGGACCTGGGCACCGCCGAGGTGCTGCGGCGCTTCCAGGAGTTCCGCGACGAGATCTCCGAGAACCTCTCCTTCCTCTACGTGGATGTGTACTATCCCAGCGGCTGGGAGGGGCAGCGCCTCTCCCGGGAGCTCGAGAAGCAGGGATGGGCGATCTCCACCGAGTGGGCGAACAAGATGCCCCGCAGCTCGCTCTGGTCGCACTGGGCGGCCGACGAGAACTACGGCGGCTCCTCGAACAAGGGCCTCAATTCGCAGGTCATCCGGTTCATCGACAACTCCCGCAAGGACGTGTGGAACCCGGACCCGCTGCTGTCGAACGCGAACGTGCAGGAGTTCGAGGGCTGGACGGGCCACCAGGACGCGAACGCCTTCTTCGCGACCGTGTGGGCCCGCAACGTGCCCACCAAGTTCCTGCAGCGCTCGCCGATCGTCTCCTGGTCGGCGGCCGGCGAGCAGGGTCCCGGGCGGATCGTGCTCGCCGACGGGACCGAGGTCATCTCCGACGTCGAGTCCGTCGGCGGCGAGGAGATCCCCACCGACCGCACCATCACCACGGACGGCGCGACCGTGTACGAGGGCGGGAAGTACCTGCTGCCCTGGGCGGACGGGTCCGAGAAGCTGTACCACTGGAACCCCGACGGCGGCAGCTCCACCTGGACGCTGACCGACGCGTGGTCGGACCACCGCTCGCTGACCATGTTCCGTCTCACCGACTCCGGGCGGACCGACGAGGTCACGGTGCCCGTCCGCGGCGGTGAGGTGACGCTCGAGGCGAAGGCCGGCAGCGCCTACGTCCTCTTCCCCCCGCAGGGCGTGCCGGAGCAGGCGGATCCCCGGTGGGGCTTCGGCACCCCCGTGGCCGATCCCGGGTTCTTCTCGGGCACGCTGGATGCCTGGAAGGCCAAGGGCGAGGTCTCCGTGGAGACCGACGAGCACCTGAACCGCCAGGTGCTGTTCGGCGACGGGAGGTCGTTCATCGAGCAGAAGCTGCGCGATCCCGCACGCGCGCACCGGCACCTGCCCGCCGGCACCTGGTCCGCCTGGGCCTGGGTCGAGATCGATCCGAGGAGCACACGGGAGGTGACGGTCTCCGCGACCGGGCCCCATGTGGAGGCGCTCGGCTTCCAGGCGGCGGTGAAGCGCGGGGTCGCGACGACGGTCACCGCCTCCACGGTCATCAACGCCACCGCGTCGGACACCAAGCACGGCCGGCACTTCCAGCGGGTGCGCGTGACGTTCACCAGCGACGGCACCCCGGTCACCTTCCGCGTCGAGGCGGGCGAGGGTGAGGCCGAGGTGCGGGTCGACGACGTGCGGGTGGTCCCCTTCACCGCGCCCGTGGATCCGGAGCCGACGGCGGAGACCGTCCTGTTCGAGGATTTCGAGAACGTCGACATCGGCTATTGGCCGTTCGTCACCGGTGCGGGCAACAGCGGAGGCGATGCCCGCACGCAGCTCGCCGAGCGCCACCAGCCGTTCTCGCAGGCCGGCTGGTACGGGGTGAACCAGGAGGGTGAGGCCGTCGAGGGCGGCAAGCTGACCGACAACGTGCTGCGCGGGACGTGGTCGCTCATGTGCAACGAGGAGCGCGTCGGGCTGGTCCTCAGCACCACCGGGTCCTCGCTCCCCCTCACGCCGGGGCACCGCTACCGCCTGACCCTCGACCATCAGACGGCCTTCGCCGACACCTACCAGCTGGTGGTGGGGGAGGACACGGTGGGCGATCCCGTCGCCTCGACGAGGGTGGGCGCCAAGCCCTTCCCGCAGGCGCGGGCGACCGAGCGGATCAGCCTCGAGTTCACCGCCTCCGAGAAGGCCGACACCACGTGGATCGGCGTCGAGAAGCTCGGAGGCGGGCGCCAGGCGAACCTCACCATCGACGACCTGCGCCTCGAGGACCTGGGAACCGTCGACTGA
- a CDS encoding 6-phospho-beta-glucosidase, with amino-acid sequence MKLAILGGGGFRVPLVYEAVATAATGLAVDEVSLHDVDPARLRTISAVIDGIAERLRGDGHGATLPHLTATTDLREAVTGADFVFSAVRVGGAEARTVDERVALGLGLLGQETIGPGGLAYALRTIPVALEIARMIAEVAPQAWVINFTNPAGIVTEAMRTVLGDRVVGICDTPIGLVRRVGRLLGVDLVAGERGARFDYVGMNHLGWLRSVTVDGTDRLPGLLADDAALEEIEEARLIGEDWVRADAALPNEYLFYYLHTAAAIERITGAATTRGEFLAKQQGDFYLAAAEARAGGATGAATDCDAQHPFAPEYRAQRSSRSARADPDRCCRSPLELWRETLHEREATYMAESRDEERREEDVAGGGYQEVALRLMTAIATGRSERMILDVGNAPAGSEAPPEQRIVPELPADAVLEVLCLVDGEGVHPQPVAPVELGRLGMMSALRASERAILEAATTGSREAAWRGFSTHPLVSSPTLGRQLLEGYEAGHPQIAALLGQGR; translated from the coding sequence ATGAAGCTCGCCATCCTGGGAGGCGGAGGCTTCCGCGTCCCGCTGGTGTACGAGGCGGTCGCCACCGCCGCCACCGGGCTCGCCGTGGACGAGGTCTCCCTGCACGACGTCGACCCCGCGCGCCTGCGCACCATCAGCGCCGTGATCGACGGGATCGCCGAGCGCCTGCGGGGCGACGGGCACGGTGCGACCCTGCCCCACCTCACCGCCACCACGGACCTGCGCGAGGCCGTGACCGGCGCGGACTTCGTGTTCTCCGCAGTGCGGGTGGGCGGCGCCGAGGCCCGCACGGTCGACGAGCGGGTCGCGCTGGGCCTGGGCCTGCTGGGCCAGGAGACCATCGGTCCCGGCGGCCTCGCCTACGCGCTGCGCACGATCCCCGTCGCCCTGGAGATCGCCCGGATGATCGCCGAGGTCGCACCGCAGGCCTGGGTCATCAACTTCACCAACCCCGCCGGGATCGTCACCGAGGCGATGCGCACCGTGCTCGGGGACCGCGTGGTGGGCATCTGCGACACCCCGATCGGGCTGGTGCGGCGCGTGGGCCGCCTGCTGGGCGTGGACCTGGTGGCCGGCGAGCGCGGCGCGCGCTTCGACTACGTGGGGATGAACCATCTGGGCTGGCTGCGCTCGGTGACGGTGGACGGCACCGACCGCCTGCCCGGGCTGCTCGCCGACGACGCCGCCCTCGAGGAGATCGAGGAGGCCCGGCTGATCGGCGAGGACTGGGTGCGCGCCGACGCCGCACTGCCGAACGAGTACCTCTTCTACTACCTGCACACCGCCGCCGCGATCGAGCGGATCACCGGCGCCGCGACCACCCGCGGCGAGTTCCTCGCCAAGCAGCAGGGCGACTTCTACCTCGCCGCGGCGGAGGCCAGGGCGGGCGGGGCCACCGGGGCGGCCACCGACTGCGACGCCCAGCACCCCTTCGCGCCCGAATACCGTGCCCAACGCAGCAGCCGATCCGCCAGGGCCGACCCCGACCGCTGCTGCCGCTCCCCGCTGGAGCTGTGGCGCGAGACGCTCCACGAGCGGGAGGCGACCTACATGGCCGAGTCCCGGGACGAGGAGCGGCGCGAGGAGGACGTCGCCGGGGGCGGCTACCAGGAGGTGGCGCTGCGGCTGATGACCGCGATCGCCACCGGCCGCAGCGAGCGGATGATCCTCGACGTGGGCAACGCCCCCGCTGGCAGCGAGGCCCCGCCCGAGCAGCGGATCGTGCCCGAGCTGCCGGCCGATGCGGTGCTCGAGGTGCTGTGCCTGGTCGACGGCGAGGGCGTGCACCCGCAGCCCGTGGCCCCGGTGGAGCTGGGCAGACTCGGGATGATGAGCGCGCTGCGCGCCTCGGAGCGGGCGATCCTCGAGGCCGCGACCACCGGGTCCCGCGAGGCGGCCTGGCGCGGCTTCTCCACGCACCCGCTGGTCAGCTCCCCCACGCTCGGCCGACAGCTGCTCGAGGGGTACGAGGCCGGGCACCCGCAGATCGCGGCGCTGCTGGGTCAGGGCCGGTAG
- a CDS encoding TSUP family transporter, with protein MTLTLTLALIALVLVCAVIQRVAGMGLGIVFAPYAVVLIGAHEGIMLANFLGGLMPIVMLPRIWSQIEWRKVLWLGLPAIAVMPGAAWLSTISPPAPLYLVVATLVLLSLVISVALARVDTTVDGRSAQVATGVGIGLGTVLGGVGGPAATVYAVLSRWPALPMVATLQPLWILVSWVSFGTKWAWDDGQLPELPWWVWGAMLAAVVVAVGLGELVQKRLRESGIHRLVIVLGFVGALLSLWTGLRLLLS; from the coding sequence GTGACCCTCACCCTGACCCTCGCCCTCATCGCCCTGGTGCTGGTCTGTGCGGTCATCCAGCGGGTCGCCGGGATGGGCCTGGGCATCGTCTTCGCCCCGTACGCCGTGGTGCTGATCGGTGCGCACGAGGGCATCATGCTGGCGAACTTCCTGGGCGGGCTCATGCCCATCGTGATGCTGCCGCGGATCTGGTCGCAGATCGAATGGCGCAAGGTGCTCTGGCTGGGGCTGCCCGCGATCGCGGTGATGCCCGGCGCGGCCTGGCTCTCCACGATCTCACCACCCGCTCCGCTGTACCTGGTGGTGGCCACGCTGGTGCTGCTGAGCCTGGTGATCTCGGTGGCGCTGGCCCGCGTGGACACCACGGTGGACGGACGATCCGCGCAGGTCGCGACGGGGGTCGGGATCGGGCTGGGCACCGTGCTCGGCGGCGTCGGCGGCCCGGCCGCGACCGTCTACGCAGTGCTCTCGCGGTGGCCGGCGCTGCCCATGGTCGCGACGCTGCAGCCGCTGTGGATCCTGGTCTCCTGGGTCTCCTTCGGCACGAAATGGGCGTGGGACGACGGCCAGCTGCCCGAGCTGCCGTGGTGGGTGTGGGGCGCGATGCTCGCGGCCGTGGTGGTCGCCGTCGGCCTCGGGGAGCTGGTGCAGAAGCGGCTGCGCGAGAGCGGCATCCATCGCCTGGTGATCGTGCTCGGCTTCGTCGGCGCCCTGCTGTCGCTGTGGACCGGTCTGCGGCTGCTGCTGAGCTGA
- a CDS encoding DeoR/GlpR family DNA-binding transcription regulator, translated as MLSEERHQAIAAALRRSGAVTVAVLSAQLEVSEATIRRDLDLLATAGALRRVRGGATDVRGSVRPEADLRSFADVAGTATVAERAIAARACAEVRDGEVVALDIGTTVAAMCPLLAERSLTVVTASLAVVRSLAAAPGIDIVILGGLLRPNYDSMVGTLTESALGQVRVDRAFLGAAGVRPDGAVLDSTPSEVPIKRGLLDVAAASYLLADHEKFPGSGFLEIAPLSRFTALITDRSPLPSGIALPEGEDVEVLLP; from the coding sequence ATGCTGAGTGAAGAGCGTCACCAGGCGATCGCTGCGGCCCTGCGCCGCAGCGGGGCCGTCACGGTCGCCGTCCTCAGCGCCCAGCTCGAGGTCTCCGAGGCGACGATCCGTCGTGACCTCGACCTCCTGGCGACGGCCGGTGCGCTGCGACGGGTGCGCGGCGGAGCGACCGATGTGCGCGGCTCGGTGCGCCCGGAGGCGGATCTGCGCTCCTTCGCCGATGTCGCCGGCACCGCCACCGTCGCCGAACGAGCGATCGCGGCGCGCGCCTGCGCCGAGGTGCGGGACGGCGAGGTGGTCGCCCTGGACATCGGCACCACCGTCGCGGCGATGTGCCCGCTGCTGGCGGAGCGCTCCCTCACCGTGGTCACCGCCTCGCTCGCGGTGGTGCGCTCCCTGGCCGCCGCCCCGGGCATCGACATCGTGATCCTCGGCGGGCTGCTGCGTCCCAACTACGACTCGATGGTCGGCACCCTCACCGAGTCCGCGCTCGGCCAGGTGAGGGTGGACCGCGCCTTCCTCGGCGCCGCCGGGGTGCGGCCCGACGGCGCGGTGCTCGACTCCACCCCCAGCGAGGTGCCGATCAAGCGCGGCCTGCTCGATGTCGCCGCCGCCTCCTACCTGCTGGCCGACCATGAGAAGTTCCCCGGGTCGGGGTTCCTGGAGATCGCGCCGCTGTCGCGCTTCACCGCCCTGATCACCGACCGCTCACCGCTGCCCTCCGGCATCGCGCTCCCCGAGGGGGAGGACGTGGAGGTGCTGCTGCCATGA
- a CDS encoding alpha-L-fucosidase, with protein MISFDDRHGPDDAAPATAYPDLAVPDWYRDAKLGIFVHWGLYSVPAWADVLDRSDVTAENAYARHQYAEWYANTVRLDGPTRQRHEQRFGVGHSYEDFADDWHPAAGSAEGIVDLAVRAGARYLVPTTKHHDGFCLWGSATTPFTAARRGPGRDLIAEFAAAVREAGLRLGLYYSGAHDWHVSDFPPLTSNDELFALRRNDPAFAELAAAQLRELIDRFGPDLLWNDIDWPDAGKYDGRDALQQLFREHLAAVPDGMVNDRWGVPVHGVLTREYQDIDAVQDQVFESTRGLGLSFGFNADESAEHALDGAELIRLLVDVVSKNGNLLINIGPRADGSIPPLQATALEQLGEWLGAHGATIYGTRPWFHEAVATPPEGVRFTLGETAEGQRALHVLLLDPSAGPVELAPRVSAAVREIAQVPGEGQVVLGPEPGARTVAVVTLPLR; from the coding sequence ATGATCAGCTTCGACGACCGCCACGGGCCGGATGATGCCGCCCCCGCCACCGCCTACCCCGACCTCGCCGTCCCGGACTGGTACCGCGACGCGAAGCTGGGGATCTTCGTGCACTGGGGCCTGTACTCGGTCCCCGCCTGGGCGGACGTGCTGGATCGCAGCGATGTCACCGCCGAGAACGCCTACGCCCGCCACCAGTACGCCGAGTGGTACGCCAACACCGTGCGCCTGGACGGTCCCACCAGGCAGCGGCATGAGCAGCGCTTCGGCGTGGGTCATTCCTACGAGGACTTCGCCGATGACTGGCATCCCGCCGCGGGAAGCGCCGAGGGGATCGTCGACCTCGCGGTGCGCGCCGGGGCCCGCTACCTCGTCCCCACCACCAAGCACCACGACGGCTTCTGCCTCTGGGGCTCGGCGACCACGCCCTTCACCGCGGCCCGGCGCGGACCGGGCCGTGACCTGATCGCCGAGTTCGCCGCCGCCGTGCGGGAGGCGGGGCTGCGGCTGGGGCTCTACTACTCCGGTGCGCACGACTGGCATGTCTCCGACTTCCCGCCGCTGACCTCGAACGATGAGCTGTTCGCGCTGCGTCGCAACGATCCCGCCTTCGCCGAGCTCGCCGCCGCCCAGCTGCGCGAGCTGATCGACCGCTTCGGACCGGACCTGCTGTGGAACGACATCGACTGGCCCGATGCCGGCAAGTACGACGGCCGCGACGCGCTGCAGCAGCTGTTCCGCGAGCACCTCGCCGCGGTGCCGGACGGCATGGTCAACGACCGCTGGGGCGTGCCCGTCCACGGCGTGCTCACCCGCGAGTACCAGGACATCGACGCCGTCCAGGATCAGGTCTTCGAATCCACGCGCGGGCTGGGGCTCTCGTTCGGATTCAACGCCGACGAATCCGCCGAGCATGCGCTGGACGGCGCGGAGCTGATCCGGCTGCTGGTGGACGTCGTCTCCAAGAACGGGAACCTGCTGATCAACATCGGACCCCGTGCCGACGGGTCGATCCCGCCGCTGCAGGCCACCGCCCTCGAGCAGCTGGGGGAGTGGCTCGGTGCGCACGGCGCGACGATCTACGGCACCCGGCCCTGGTTCCACGAGGCGGTCGCGACGCCGCCCGAGGGGGTGCGCTTCACCCTCGGGGAGACGGCTGAGGGGCAGCGGGCGCTGCACGTGCTGCTGCTGGACCCCTCGGCCGGGCCGGTGGAGCTGGCTCCGCGGGTCTCCGCAGCCGTGCGCGAGATCGCGCAGGTACCCGGCGAGGGTCAGGTCGTGCTGGGGCCGGAGCCGGGGGCGCGGACGGTCGCCGTGGTCACGCTGCCGCTGCGGTGA